In Salmo salar chromosome ssa03, Ssal_v3.1, whole genome shotgun sequence, a single genomic region encodes these proteins:
- the LOC106601819 gene encoding uncharacterized protein, giving the protein MHLSGPGGTDPGYIRPRPGDRSTHCLSGPLTPDQDLDQGDRSTHCLSGPLTPDQDLDQGDRSTHCLSGPLTPDQDLDQGDRSTHCLSGPLTPDQDLDQGDRSTHCLSGPLTPDQDLDQGNRSTHCLSGPLTPDQNLVRATLSLSLSDELSSEEAICQSTISHYGEEDEDSVHRFRRRCEEERDEEEEEECKEEEDQYDILPAPRNSEYHINQSDEDLTDGEDLYDFPLSNSRASDRQDYSEMTESIYDVPSSLMRKMSEHTLAEPYPGGEILVEDRGLLDDMMAGLGGGTVGWITGASTGSVEPYGLAHHGS; this is encoded by the exons ATGCATCTCTCAGGCCCAGGGGGCACAGACCCAGGCTACATACG ACCTAGACCGGGGGACAGGAGTACCCACTGCCTCTCAGGCCCCCTCACCCCTGACCAAGACCTAGACCAGGGGGACAGGAGTACCCACTGCCTCTCAGGCCCCCTCACCCCTGACCAAGACCTAGACCAGGGGGACAGGAGTACCCACTGCCTCTCAGGCCCCCTCACCCCTGACCAAGACCTAGACCAGGGGGACAGGAGTACCCACTGCCTCTCAGGCCCCCTCACCCCTGACCAAGACCTAGACCAGGGGGACAGGAGTACCCACTGCCTCTCAGGCCCCCTCACCCCTGACCAAGACCTAGACCAGGGAAACAGGAGTACCCACTGTCTCTCTGGCCCCCTCACCCCTGACCAAAATCTGGTCAGggctaccctctctctctccctctctgacgaGCTCAGTAGTGAGGAAGCCATATGCCAGAGCACCATCTCACATT atggagaggaggatgaggacagtGTCCATAGATTTAGAAGGAgatgtgaggaggagagagatgaagaagaggaggaagagtgtAAGGAGGAAGAGGATCAGTATGATATTCTACCAGCCCCCCGGAACT CTGAGTATCACATCAACCAATCAGATGAAGACTTGACTGATGGAGAGGACCTCTATGACTTCCCACTGTCCAATAGCAGGGCAAGTGACCGCCAAG ATTATAGCGAGATGACAGAGAGCATCTATGACGTCCCCAGTTCCCTAATGAGGAAAATGTCTGAACACACACTTG CAGAGCCTTACCCTGGAGGTGAGATACTGGTGGAGGACAGGGGCCTCCTGGATGACATGATGGCCGGTCTGGGTGGAGGGACGGTGGGCTGGATAACAGGTGCTTCTACTGGCTCTGTGGAGCCCTACGGGCTGGCTCATCATGGCTCTTAG